A single region of the Mugil cephalus isolate CIBA_MC_2020 chromosome 4, CIBA_Mcephalus_1.1, whole genome shotgun sequence genome encodes:
- the LOC125006559 gene encoding deoxynucleotidyltransferase terminal-interacting protein 1, whose translation MMGAQRSEGGRDWLEQDGPEQLDPSPKPWNLMIKHRQIQKRGRRSHMTVSYTDPQVSMDLLRAVLQPSFNDDIMAVFRKYHKFFEKAAENVKENVGDEVQTDQLIRETCRNVLEHAKQLFPDAEVKRAGPDVAIKRSRPADEDCGQRGSPFLKKRKTRPGAVASSDRPLGFSSQVKLKADPVRREGPKWDPSRLSDSSTFVLGSRANKALGMGGTRGRIYIKHSDLFKYAADAKDKQWLAERHHMRATGGKMAYLLIEEDIQDLSRSDEYRECPDVRMDELKPFTVPVWMVEKMQRAMEAQRDTDL comes from the exons ATGATGGGAGCTCAACGCAGCGAGGGAGGCCGGGACTGGCTGGAGCAGGATGGACCCGAGCAGCTGGACCCGAGCCCA AAGCCGTGGAACCTGATGATCAAACATCGACAGATTCAGAAAAGAGGACGACGCTCACACATGACTGTCAG CTACACTGATCCTCAGGTGTCCATGGACCTGTTGAGGGCGGTGCTTCAGCCCAGCTTCAATGATGACATCATGGCTGTGTTTAGGAAGTACCacaag ttcTTTGAGAAGGCAGCGGAGAACGTAAAGGAGAACGTTGGAGATGAAGTTCagactgatcagctgatcagggAGACCTGCAGGAACGTCCTGGAACAC GCTAAACAGCTGTTTCCAgatgctgaggtgaagagggcgGGGCCAGACGTTGCTATCAAG AGGTCCAGACCTGCTGATGAAGACTGTGGTCAGAGAGGAAGCCCCTTCCTGAAGAAG AGAAAGACGCGTCCAGGTGCCGTCGCATCGTCTGATCGTCCTCTGGGCTTTTCCTCTCA AGTGAAGCTCAAGGCCGATCCTGTCAGGAGGGAGGGGCCTAAGTGGGATCCGTCCAGACTCAGCGACAGCAGCACGTTCGTTCTCGGCTCCAGAGCCAACAA GGCGCTGGGGATGGGCGGGACCAGAGGACGGATCTACATCAAACACTCGGACCTGTTCAAG TATGCTGCAGATGCAAAGGACAAGCAGTGGTTGGCTGAGAGACATCACATGAGGGCCACGGGAGGGAAGATG GCCTACCTGCTGATTGAGGAGGACATCCAGGACCTGTCCCGCAGTGATGAGTACAG GGAGTGTCCTGACGTGAGGATGGACGAGCTGAAGCCGTTCACGGTTCCCGTCTGGATGGTGGAGAAGATGCAGAGAGCGATGGAGGCGCAGAGAGACACCGACCTCTGA